The nucleotide sequence TATGAGCCCGTCAACGCTGAGTCGTCGCTTGGCACGTATGGAAGAAGAAGTGGGCGCCACTTTATTAGTGCGTGAAACTTCACCGCTGTCGTTAACCAATGCTGGTGAGTTGTTTAAGCGTCATGCTGAAAGCACGCTCTCTGATTGGCAGCAGTTGCGGAACTCGGTATCGGGAGAGGTGAGCGACCTGCAAGGATCACTGACATTATTCTGTTCGGTAACCGCCAGCTATAGCTTCCTGGCTGATTTGCTGGCGCGTTTCCGTGAGCGTTACCCGCTGGTTGACCTGCATATTCACACGGGTGACGCGGCGGAGTCGATTCTGAAGGTTGAAAACGGAGAGGCTGATATCGTGGTCGCTGCACGGCCCGAGCAACTCAGTGAGGAATTGACGTTTAAAACCATTATGCCTTCACCGCTTCTGTTTATTGCGCCGAAAAACGCTACCACGATATCTCAATTAAACCAGGCCGAAGTCGATTGGTCGGCGGTTCCTATGGTGCTATCCGAAACCGGTTTGGCCCGAACCCGTGTGAACCACTGGTTTGCTGCGCGCGATATTACGCCCAACATCTATGCTCAGGTTTCCGGCCATGAAGCGATTGTTAGTATGGTGGCGTTAGGTGCCGGAGTTGGCGTGGTGCCCGAGCTGGTATTAAAGAACAGCCCGATGGCGGCGCGGGTGAGGGTTTTAGCGATACAGCCAGAACTCGAGCCATTTGCTGTGGGGCTATGTGCTAAAACTCAGCGCATGCAGGAACCTCTGTTGCAAGCATTGTGGAAGACAGCCGCACTGTAATACCTCATAATGAAGTGTTAATGCGATATTTTGTAATGAGTTAAGAATGAACCAAGAAGATAATAAGGTTGTTCCTTTGACTGAGACTTCCCAAGACAATCAGCCGGAAGGTGTTGATAAGCCTGCTAAGTGGCCAGGCCGAAAAGGCATTTATTTGTTGCCGAACCTGTTTACCACAGGCGCATTGTTCTCTGGCTTTTATGCGGTTGTTGCCAGTATGAACGGTCACTTTGAGAATGCGGCAATCGCCATTTTTATTGCCATGATTCTCGATGGTCTGGATGGTCGCGTAGCGCGTTTAACCAATACCCAGAGCGACTTTGGTGCTGAATACGATAGTTTGGCAGATATGGTCTCCTTTGGTGTTGCCCCTGCGTTGGTCGCCTTCAGTTGGTCAATGCAAAGTCTGGGCAAAATTGGCTGGGTGGCCGCTTTTATATATGTAGCTGGCGCTGCATTACGTTTGGCGCGTTTTAATACCCAGCTGGCGGTTGCCGATAAGAACTTCTTTACTGGCTTGGCCAGCCCAGCTGCCGCGGCGATTGTTGCAGGCACAGTTTGGGCATTCAGTGAAACCGGAGTTGCCGGATCGGATATGGCTTGGCTGATGGCCCTGATTGTGCCGGGGGCGGGTTTATTGATGGTCAGCAACTTCCGTTACCACAGCTTCAAAGGGCTGGATCTGAAAGGCAAGGTACCGTTTGTGGCCATGTTGGCCGTGGTGATGGTGTTTGTTGTGGTCTCAATTGACCCGGCTAAGATTCTGCTGGGTGCTTTTATGGCTTATGCTCTTTCAGGTCCTGTTTATGAAGGCTGGACCCGCCTGAAAAATAAATAACAGGCGCACTGAATCTTTTAGCGATAACCTGTCTAACCTTGGTATGTTAGTGGCTGATCTGGCCGCATTGCTGTTAGACAGGGTTATTGCATGATCATCAAGCGCACAAAAAAATCCGACGCTTTATCTTCGGAAATCACTTCTCATAGTAGTTATCTGAATCGCCGACAGTTTCTTGGTCAGAGTGCCGCTGTTGGTCTGGCCGCTGTGTCATTGCCAACTCAGGCAATTCAAACACACGACGCTTCCCGCAATAAAAATCGTGGCCCTGAGTGGCTGACAGGGCAGGTCGCTGCTGCGAAGGAGACGGCCTGGGGGCGGGACGAAACCCTGACGCCGTATTCCAACGTAACGCAGTACAACAACTTCTACGAGTTTGGCACCGGCAAAGAAGACCCATATCGTTACGCATCCAAGTTTAAAGCGGACCCCTGGAGTGTTGAAATTGATGGTGAGTGTGAGGTTAAAGGCACATTCACACTGGAAGATATTCTCAGTCAGGTAGATCTGGAAGAACGTATTTATCGCCTGCGCTGTGTGGAAGCGTGGTCTATGGTCATTCCATGGATTGGCTTTGAACTGTCATCTTTACTGAAGCGCTTTAAACCCCTGTCTTCTGCTAAATACGTCGAATTCACCACTTTGCACGACCCGAAACAAATGCCGGGTCAGCGTTCTGTGTTCTCAACCATAGACTGGCCGTATGTAGAAGGTCTGCGCATGGATGAGGCGATGAATCCGCTGACTCTGATGGCCGTCGGCTTGTATGGTGAAGTGTTGCCGAATCAGAACGGTGCGCCTTTCCGTTTGGTTGTGCCCTGGAAATACGGTTTCAAAAGCATCAAATCGATCGTGAAAATCCGCTTCGTTGAAGAGATGCCAAAAACCACTTGGGCAGAACTGGCTCCGAATGAATATGGCTTTTATGCCAATGTGAATCCTCAAGTGGATCACCCACGTTGGTCACAGGCGCGTGAGCGTCGTTTACCATCAGGGCTGTTTAAACCAAATCGTATCGAGACTCAGATGTTTAATGGCTATGAAGAAGAGGTTGCTTCTATATATAGCGGTATGAATTTGCGTAAGTTTTATTAAACGGCTGGTGTAACTGATTGGTGTGATGAGAGAAAGGCCTGATCATGGTGTTAACTCTGCGGCGTATTGCTGTTTTTCTGCTTTCGTTGATTCCTTTCTTTTACTTGCTGCAAGCGGTGGTGCGCTTGCAAGCAGGAGAGTGGGATATTCTTGGCCCTGAGCCAGGGCGGGCCATCGTTTTCTTTACCGGTACCTGGGCCTTCAACTTCCTGTTGCTTACTCTGGTTATTACGCCCGCCAAAGACATGCTGAAACAAAAATGGCTGGTCATTCATCGTCGTATGATTGGGTTGTTTGCTTTCTTCTATGCCTCCTTGCACCTGCTGGCGTATTTCGCTTTTCTGCTCGAATGGCAATGGCCTGAATTAGGAAAGGAGATTGTTGAACGCCCTTACCTACTTGTCGGCATGTTTGCTTGGCTGATGCTGGTGCCGTTGACTATTACCTCAACCAAAAACTGGCAGCGTCGTTTAAAGCGCAACTGGAAGAAACTGCACAAGCTGGTTTACTTCATTGGGTTGCTGGCGGCTCTTCACTATTTGTTACAGATTCGTTCTAGCTGGTTTGAGCCAGTGCTCTACATTCTCTTATTACTGCTGATCCTTGCGCCTCGTTTTATGCCGAGTCGTATTAAGCAATAGAGTTGAAAGCAACGAGTATTTGTTTCCAGGGCGCTGAAATCCACTGATTTCATCTTTCTGAAACTTTTTTCAAAAAAGGTGTTGACGCATTTTCTGATGTCTGTAGAATGCGCCGCTCCTGATCGCTGAGGGCGATTCGGAAAGCCAGAAGGAGCTGGTTAAGTGCTTGTTTTTAAACAACTTTTTAAAAATAAATGCTTGACACGCTGGCTTGGTGCTGTAGAATGCGCCGCACGATTTGAGGTGAGGTTGTTTAGCTTCTTCTCTTATCGGTTGAGCGGAAATGCTTCAGAAACTTTCTTAAAAAATTCTGAAAAAAACGCTTGACATACTGCGGTAGATCATTAGAATACGCAGCCCGCTTTGAGAGAAACTCAAAGCAACGTTCTTTAAAAATTAGCATTAAGTAATTCGTGTGGGTACTTACTGAGGTGTTGTGGAGACACGCTGAGGTTGCTCTTTTGAGTGATTCAGCACGCAATATTTTCAAGTAAGAACTCGTCGATAATTCATTTATAGATTTATTGTCAGTTTTATTCTTGAGCAAGATTTAGATTGGATATTCCACCAATCGAAACTTTTTAAACTGAAGAGTTTGATCATGGCTCAGATTGAACGCTGGCGGCAGGCTTAACACATGCAAGTCGAGCGGTAACAGAGATAGCTTGCTATCTGCTGACGAGCGGCGGACGGGTGAGTAACGCGTAGGAATCTACCTAGTAGTGGGGGACAACAGTTGGAAACGACTGCTAATACCGCATACGCCCTATGGGGGGAAAGCAGGGGATCTTCGGACCTTGCGCTATTAGATGAGCCTGCGTCGGATTAGCTAGTTGGTGGGGTAATGGCCTACCAAGGCGACGATCCGTAGCTGGTCTGAGAGGATGATCAGCCACACTGGGACTGAGACACGGCCCAGACTCCTACGGGAGGCAGCAGTGGGGAATATTGCACAATGGGCGCAAGCCTGATGCAGCCATGCCGCGTGTGTGAAGAAGGCTCTAGGGTTGTAAAGCACTTTCAGAAGGGAGGAAAGGTTGTAAGTTAATACCTTGCAACTGTGACGTTACCTTCAGAAGAAGCACCGGCTAACTCCGTGCCAGCAGCCGCGGTAATACGGAGGGTGCAAGCGTTAATCGGAATTACTGGGCGTAAAGCGCGCGTAGGTGGCTTGTTAAGCGGAATGTGAAAGCCCCGGGCTCAACCTGGGAACTGCATTGCGAACTGGCAAGCTAGAGTACAGTAGAGGGTAGTGGAATTTCCTGTGTAGCGGTGAAATGCGTAGAGATGGGAAGGAACATCAGTGGCGAAGGCGACTGCCTGGACTGATACTGACACTGAGGTGCGAAAGCGTGGGGAGCAAACAGGATTAGATACCCTGGTAGTCCACGCCGTAAACGATGTCTACTAGTTGTTGGGAGACTTGATCTCTTAGTAACGAAGCTAACGCGATAAGTAGACCGCCTGGGGAGTACGGCCGCAAGGTTAAAACTCAAATGAATTGACGGGGGCCCGCACAAGCGGTGGAGCATGTGGTTTAATTCGAAGCAACGCGAAGAACCTTACCTACTCTTGACATCCTGCGAACTTGGTAGAGATACCTTGGTGCCTTCGGGAACGCAGTGACAGGTGCTGCATGGCTGTCGTCAGCTCGTGTTGTGAAATGTTGGGTTAAGTCCCGTAACGAGCGCAACCCTTGTCCTTAGTTGCCATCATTAAGTTGGGGACTCTAAGGAGACTGCCGGTGACAAACCGGAGGAAGGCGGGGACGACGTCAAGTCATCATGGCCCTTACGAGTAGGGCTACACACGTGCTACAATGGCCGGTACAGACGGTTGCCAACCCGCGAGGGGGAGCTAATCTGAGAAAGCCGGTCGTAGTCCGGATTGGAGTCTGCAACTCGACTCCATGAAGTCGGAATCGCTAGTAATCGTGAATCAGAATGTCACGGTGAATACGTTCCCGGGCCTTGTACACACCGCCCGTCACACCATGGGAGTGGGTTGCTCCAGAAGTGGCTAGCTTAACCTTCGGGAGAGCGGTCACCACGGAGTGATTCATGACTGGGGTGAAGTCGTAACAAGGTAGCCCTAGGGGAACCTGGGGCTGGATCACCTCCTTAAACGATACTTCACTCATCTCAGTCAAGTGCTCACACGAATTGCTTTAATGCTTTTAATCAGAACTTCAGTTTTGAGGTTTTGATTCGTTCTTTAAAAATTAGGATACATGAGAATTGAGATTCTCAAGCGAACCGGCGGTTGCTTGATTTGATTAATAACTACCCGTTATTAATCAGTAGCACCAACCATTAAAGTTTTGACCTTCATAGCTTGTAAGTGTCGAAACGGTTTGGGGTTATATGGTCAAGTGACTAAGCGTGCACGGTGGATGCCTTGGCATCTGGAGGCGATGAAAGACGTAGTAGCCTGCGATAAGCTTCGGGAAGGTGGCAAACAACCTGTGATCCGAAGATCTCTGAATGGGGAAACCCACCTGTCATAAGGCAGGTATCTGCAACTGAATACATAGGTTGTAGAGGCAAACCTGGGGAACTGAAACATCTAAGTACCCAGAGGAAAAGAAATCAACCGAGATTCCCTTAGTAGCGGCGAGCGAACGGGGACCAGCCCTTAAGCTGTTTTGTAGATAGTAGAACGCTCTGGAAAGTGCGGCCATAGTGGGTGATAGCCCCGTATACGAAATCTTATCTACAGTGAAATCGAGTAGGTCGGGACACGTGATATCCTGACTGAACATGGGGGGACCATCCTCCAAGGCTAAATACTCCCAGATGACCGATAGTGAACCAGTACCGTGAGGGAAAGGCGAAAAGAACCCCTGTGAGGGGAGTGAAATAGATCCTGAAACCGTGTACGTACAAGCAGTGGGAGCCGACTTTGTTCGGTGACTGCGTACCTTTTGTATAATGGGTCAGCGACTTAATGTTAGTGGCAAGGTTAAGCTTATAGCGGAGCCGTAGGGAAACCGAGTGTTAACTGCGCGTCCAGTCGCTAGCATTAGACCCGAAACCGGGCGATCTATCCATGGGCAGGTTGAAGGTTGAGTAACATCAACTGGAGGACCGAACCCACTGTCGTTGAAAAGCCAGGGGATGACCTGTGGATAGGAGTGAAAGGCTAATCAAGCCCGGAGATAGCTGGTTCTCCTCGAAAACTATTTAGGTAGTGCCTCATGTTTAACCATCGGGGGTAGAGCACTGTTAAGGCTAGGGGGTCATCCCGACTTACCAACCCTTTGCAAACTCCGAATACCGATGAGTTCAATCATGGGAGACACACGGCGGGTGCTAACGTCCGTCGTGGAAAGGGAAACAACCCAGACCGTCAGCTAAGGTCCCAAAGTTACAGTTAAGTGGGAAACGATGTGGGAAGGCTAAAACAGCTAGGAGGTTGGCTTAGAAGCAGCCACCCTTTAAAGAAAGCGTAATAGCTCACTAGTCGAGTCGGCCTGCGCGGAAGATATAACGGGGCTCAAACTGTACACCGAAGCTACGGATGCACTTTGTGCATGGTAGAGGAGCGTTCTGTAAGCCGTTGAAGGTCAAGGTGTGAACCAGGCTGGAGGTATCAGAAGTGCGAATGCTGACATGAGTAACGATAAAGGGAGTGAAAAACTCCCTCGCCGGAAACCCAAGGGTTCCTGTCCAACGTTAATCGGGGCAGGGTTAGTCGGCCCCTAAGGCGAGGCTGAGAAGCGTAGTCGATGGGAAACAGGTTAATATTCCTGTACTTGTTTGTAGTGCGATGGGGGGACGGAGAAGGCTAGGCCAGCACGGCGTTGGTTGTCCGTGTTTAAGCTGGTAGGCAGAAGACTTAGGCAAATCCGGGTCTTCAATGCCGAGACGTGATGACGGTGACTCTACGGAGTCCGAAGTGGTCGATGCCATGCTTCCAGGAAAATCCTCTAAGCTTCAGCTACAAAGAAACCGTACTCTAAACCGACACAGGTGGGTAGGTAGAGAATACCAAGGCGCTTGAGAGAACTCGGGTGAAGGAACTAGGCAAAATGGCACCGTAACTTCGGGAGAAGGTGCGCCGGCTAGGGTGAAGGACTTGCTCCGTAAGCTCTGGCCGGTCGAAGATACCAGGTGGCTGCGACTGTTTATTAAAAACACAGCACTCTGCAAACACGAAAGTGGACGTATAGGGTGTGACGCCTGCCCGGTGCCGGAAGGTTAATTGATGGGGTTAGCTTCGGCGAAGCTCTTGATCGAAGCCCCGGTAAACGGCGGCCGTAACTATAACGGTCCTAAGGTAGCGAAATTCCTTGTCGGGTAAGTTCCGACCTGCACGAATGGCGTAACGACGGCCACACTGTCTCCACCCGAGACTCAGTGAAATTGAATTCGCAGTTAAGATGCTGCGTTCCCGCGGCTAGACGGAAAGACCCCGTGAACCTTTACTATAGCTTCACAGTGAACTTTGAATTGTCTTGTGTAGGATAGCTGGGAGGCTTTGAAGCGTTAACGCCAGTTAGCGTGGAGCCAATCTTGAAATACCAGCCTGGTCAATTTGGGGTTCTAACTCAGGTCCATTATCTGGATCGAGGACACTGTGTGGTGGGTAGTTTGACTGGGGCGGTCTCCTCCCAAAGAGTAACGGAGGAGCACGAAGGTCGGCTAATCCTGGTCGGACATCAGGAGGTTAGTGCAATGGCATAAGCCGGCTTAACTGCGAGACAGACACGTCGAGCAGGTACGAAAGTAGGTCATAGTGATCCGGTGGTTCTGTATGGAAGGGCCATCGCTCAACGGATAAAAGGTACTCCGGGGATAACAGGCTGATACCGCCCAAGAGTTCACATCGACGGCGGTGTTTGGCACCTCGATGTCGGCTCATCACATCCTGGGGCTGAAGCCGGTCCCAAGGGTATGGCTGTTCGCCATTTAAAGTGGTACGCGAGCTGGGTTTAGAACGTCGTGAGACAGTTCGGTCCCTATCTGCCGTGGGCGTTTGAGATTTGAGAAGAGCTGCTCCTAGTACGAGAGGACCGGAGTGGACGAACCTCTGGTGTTCGGGTTGTCATGCCAATGGCATTGCCCGGTAGCTACGTTCGGACAGGATAACCGCTGAAAGCATCTAAGC is from Bacterioplanoides sp. SCSIO 12839 and encodes:
- the ilvY gene encoding HTH-type transcriptional activator IlvY, whose protein sequence is MNYKDLQSFLSLCSHLHLGKASEELHMSPSTLSRRLARMEEEVGATLLVRETSPLSLTNAGELFKRHAESTLSDWQQLRNSVSGEVSDLQGSLTLFCSVTASYSFLADLLARFRERYPLVDLHIHTGDAAESILKVENGEADIVVAARPEQLSEELTFKTIMPSPLLFIAPKNATTISQLNQAEVDWSAVPMVLSETGLARTRVNHWFAARDITPNIYAQVSGHEAIVSMVALGAGVGVVPELVLKNSPMAARVRVLAIQPELEPFAVGLCAKTQRMQEPLLQALWKTAAL
- the pssA gene encoding CDP-diacylglycerol--serine O-phosphatidyltransferase, which produces MNQEDNKVVPLTETSQDNQPEGVDKPAKWPGRKGIYLLPNLFTTGALFSGFYAVVASMNGHFENAAIAIFIAMILDGLDGRVARLTNTQSDFGAEYDSLADMVSFGVAPALVAFSWSMQSLGKIGWVAAFIYVAGAALRLARFNTQLAVADKNFFTGLASPAAAAIVAGTVWAFSETGVAGSDMAWLMALIVPGAGLLMVSNFRYHSFKGLDLKGKVPFVAMLAVVMVFVVVSIDPAKILLGAFMAYALSGPVYEGWTRLKNK
- the msrP gene encoding protein-methionine-sulfoxide reductase catalytic subunit MsrP — its product is MIIKRTKKSDALSSEITSHSSYLNRRQFLGQSAAVGLAAVSLPTQAIQTHDASRNKNRGPEWLTGQVAAAKETAWGRDETLTPYSNVTQYNNFYEFGTGKEDPYRYASKFKADPWSVEIDGECEVKGTFTLEDILSQVDLEERIYRLRCVEAWSMVIPWIGFELSSLLKRFKPLSSAKYVEFTTLHDPKQMPGQRSVFSTIDWPYVEGLRMDEAMNPLTLMAVGLYGEVLPNQNGAPFRLVVPWKYGFKSIKSIVKIRFVEEMPKTTWAELAPNEYGFYANVNPQVDHPRWSQARERRLPSGLFKPNRIETQMFNGYEEEVASIYSGMNLRKFY
- a CDS encoding sulfite oxidase heme-binding subunit YedZ, whose translation is MVLTLRRIAVFLLSLIPFFYLLQAVVRLQAGEWDILGPEPGRAIVFFTGTWAFNFLLLTLVITPAKDMLKQKWLVIHRRMIGLFAFFYASLHLLAYFAFLLEWQWPELGKEIVERPYLLVGMFAWLMLVPLTITSTKNWQRRLKRNWKKLHKLVYFIGLLAALHYLLQIRSSWFEPVLYILLLLLILAPRFMPSRIKQ